The Hypanus sabinus isolate sHypSab1 unplaced genomic scaffold, sHypSab1.hap1 scaffold_547, whole genome shotgun sequence genome has a segment encoding these proteins:
- the LOC132389358 gene encoding gastrula zinc finger protein XlCGF26.1-like, with protein sequence MAHQRVHTREKPFTCSVCGKGFTQSSNLRSPQRVHTGERPFTCSECEKRFTQSSNLRSPQRVHTGERRFTCSVCGKRFTRSSNLLVHQRVHTGEKPFTCSECGKGFSELSNLLVHQRVHSGEKPFTCSVCAKGFTQSSNLQSHQRVHTGEKPFTCSECGKGFSELSNLLVHQRVHSGEKPFTCSVCAKGFTRSSSLQSHQRVHTGEKPFTCSECGKGFSALSSQLRHQRVHTGEKPFTCSECGKGFSELSSLLRHQRVHTGEKPFTCSECGKGFSELSSLLRHQRVHTGQKPFTCSECGKRFTQSSQLQSHLPVHTGERPFTCSDCGKGFTLISRLQRHQRVHTGEKPFNCSVCGKGFTQSSHLRSHQRVHTGEKPFTCSVCGKRFTVSSHLQSHQRIHTGVKPFTCSECGKGFTQSSNLRSHQRVHTGERPFICSECGKRFTQSSALQRHQRAHTGEKPFTCSECGKGFTQSSYLLRHESVHTGEKPFNCTECGKRFTLSSHLLEHQRVHTGEMPFPCSECGKRFTRSSDLQNHQRVHTGEKPFPCSECGKRFSHSRSLQRHQSVHTGEKPFICLVCGKRFTESSRLLEHQRVHTGEKPFICLVCGKRFNNSSRLLEHQRAHT encoded by the coding sequence atggctcaccagcgagttcacactagggagaagccattcacctgttcagtctgtgggaagggattcactcagtcatccaacctacggagtccccagcgagttcacactggggagaggccgttcacctgttcagaatgtgagaagagattcactcagtcatccaacctacggagtccccagcgagttcacactggagagaggcgcttcacctgctcagtctgtgggaagagattcactcggtcatccaacctactggtacatcagcgagttcacactggggagaagccattcacctgctcagaatgtgggaaaggattcagtgagttatccaacctactggtacatcagcgagttcactctggggagaagccattcacctgctcagtctgtgcgaagggattcactcagtcatccaacctacagagtcatcagcgagttcacactggggagaagccattcacctgctcagaatgtgggaaaggattcagtgagttatccaacctactggtacatcagcgagttcactctggggagaagccattcacctgctcagtctgtgcgaagggattcactcggtcatccagcctacagagtcatcagcgagttcacactggggagaagccattcacctgctcagaatgtgggaaaggattcagtgcttTATCCAGCCaactgagacatcagcgagttcacactggggagaagccattcacctgctcagaatgtgggaaaggattcagtgagttatccagcctactgagacatcagcgagttcacactggggagaagccgttcacctgctcagaatgtgggaaaggattcagtgagttatccagcctactgagacatcagcgagttcacactgggcagaaaccgttcacctgttcagaatgcgggaagagattcactcagtcatcccaactacagagtcatctgccagttcacactggggagaggccattcacctgctcagactgtggaaaaggattcactctgatatcccgcctacagagacatcagcgagttcacacgggggagaagccattcaactgctcagtctgtgggaagggattcacccagtcatcccacctacggagtcaccagcgtgttcacactggggagaagccattcacctgctcagtctgtgggaagagattcactgtgtcatcccacctacagagtcatcagcgaattcacactggggtgaagccgttcacctgctcagaatgtgggaagggattcactcagtcatccaacctacggagtcatcagcgagttcacactggagagaggccattcatctgctcagaatgtgggaagagattcactcagtcatccgccCTACAAAGAcaccagcgagctcacactggggagaagccgttcacctgctcagaatgtgggaagggattcactcagtcatcctacCTACTGAGACATGAGAGTGTTCACACCGGTGAAAAGCCGTTCAATTGCACAGAATGTGGGAAACGGTTCACTCTGTCATCCCACCTTCtggaacaccagcgagttcacactggggagatgccgttcccctgctcagaatgtgggaagagattcactcgctcatccgacctgcagaatcatcagcgagttcacactggagagaagccattcccctgctcagaatgtgggaagaggttcagtcactcacgctccctgcagagacaccagtcagttcacactggggagaagccgttcatctgcttagtctgtgggaagagattcactgagtcatccagattactggaacatcagcgagttcacactggggagaagccgttcatctgcttagtctgtgggaagagattcaataACTCATCCAGATTGCTGGAACATCAGCGAGCTCACACttga